GTGAGGTTCTGGAGCACGCTGTGACCTCGTCCACCAGTGCTGCTATAGCTCGAAGCAACGGTCATTCCAATTCTACAGGTCCGCCAACAAATGTGAATCTTGGACAGCCAGATCTCCACAAATTGGGGTCTTCTCCCTTATCAGCAGCTGTAGACTTGATCAAAACTTTGGATactgcctttgccaaaatgAACTCTTACGCTGTAACGGCGGCATTCGACGCCGAAGAAGCCCGCCGGAACGCCCGAGCGGCTTCACAAGTCGCCTTGCGATTTCAAAAAGAAGGGTTCGCGACAACTGACCAGGAcccaattttgaaaaaccTGGGAATCTCACTTCCCGGGCACACCACAACAGATGTGACCTTAGCATCGCTTGCCCACAGTTCGACAGCGGACTCCGACTTTTACAGATCCGATAGTCcgcggaaacgaaagaatATATCGTTTCCACCAACGCAGACGCAATTCTCAAATGGTACTGTCAATGGAAATGGACAGCCTGCACAAACCCACGACGAAGATATGGGATCACTCAGCCTCCAGTTAGAAAGGTCCAAGCAGAATCTTCAATGCGAGCGAAGGTTGCACGATGAGACAAAATCAGCATTGACACAGGCCTACTTTCAGAATAGCAAACTCCAAAAACAAATTGAATGTTTATTaaaagatttggaaagcCAGCGCGAAAGTAGTCTTCACAAGACAGAAACCTTGGAAGAAGAGCTTGAAAGGAGTCATGTTCGTATACAAGcagccgaagaagacgcgCAACTTGCCCTTGATTTAGCTAAGAGCAATTCTGAAAGCCGGGAACAGCTAGAAAGCTGGCTTCAACGGGCGTTACAAGAGATCGAGTATCTGAGAGAAAGTTTAACATTACCGCATGATGACCGAGAGTCGCCTTCGCCAAAGCATGTAAGGTTTGCGAATACTCCTAGTATCAAGTTGTATTCACCGTCGCCAGACCGACCGTTAGCAACTCACCACCATGACATGGTGGGGAAATCAGCGCGTTCGGTAATATCGGCTGGTCGAAAAGTTCTGCGTCGGTCGTCGCTCTATCAAGATACCGAAGACGAAATCGCGAGGAAATCAATGGAACGAAGACAACAATTGAGGAAAAAACTCCTTGCACCAACATCTTCAGATCATACGTCAAAAGATGCACCCCCATTTTCGCCCCCTCATTCAAGCACTGCGTCAACAATGGCGCCAGTTGCAACTACCCTTGCCAATACAACTCCATTTCTTGTGTCTGCTGAGGATAGGCTGAACGAAATGGCCCGCACTGCTACGAAGATAATTTGTAGTAGTGGTCGGCGAATGTCCCTCAACGGGCGGTGGTGGAATACCGAGAACAAAGACTCTGATCTATCTTCAACTGTTCCTGATGTTCCTTTGGATGCTTTGACCAAACACTATTGTAGCGCCGTCGAGGTAAGGTGGACGTTGTTAAAGCTGGAGAGATGATTCATGCTGCGTTCCAGCCCCGAATTTTTGACGCTGACTGTAAAATCATGTGCCCTTTCCTCAGATTGAACTTGATCGAAAACAGAAGGAGATCCTCGAGCTTGAGTCTCTGTGTGCTTTGTGGGAGCAAGGCATTGCCGCTGATACGGATACCGCATCTAGTTGAGCAGACCTGCTATATCGCATGCTGCTTGAGTAGATTAGGCAAAACACCGAGCAAAAAACAACGTTTCCCATTACTTTGGGGAGGAATCATGTCCCTTGAGTGTGTTACATCTAACCGAGAAGATACTCTCGGCGATTCATATCATTAACAACCCTTCCTCTAGTGCCGATCGCGCCGAAACTCTTACTGCTACTAATACTcaaaaagccaaagaaaaTTGTTACCCTGGAACAAGTATAAAGCCCTATTTGACTACCTATTCAGAATGCGAATGGATTCTTAAACTTTACTGTCAACGGTATCGACTCGTTtatgactgacagtgacgcCAATCCGATTTCTCCACTTATGTGATTGTTCTTTCTAGCGGCACACGACCGGCACGCAACCGGCGCGTGCCCAATTTTGAAATTCACCCCAAAACCTATTCTACGTAGGAATCTacgtcactgtcaaaacgGAATGCCTCCAACCTTTCACACCTTTGCATCACACAATATGGATCTTACCAAGTTTTGATTTCCAACATGTTCAGCTTCAAATCCTTTGTTTTTGCCGCCCTTTTGTCCAGTTGCGAGGCCTCCGTTCGAGCACGTAAACTCTCCAATGAGTTGATTGCCGGTTTCGAGCCCCGGACAGTGGTCACCGATCATGTAAGTGGCTTGTCCTAAACTTGCTTTCATTGCAATGCTCCGTTGATCGTTTGGTATGGGGTCTCATCTCAGTTTGGGCTCTTTCCTTTGCAGAACGCAATCGATTTGGATCAGGCAAAGATTGAAGATCTTTTGGCAACTCCCTCCACAGATACTTTCTCATCGGCCAGAGATGTCTATGAGCAAGGATCTCATTCCAAGTCATTCGCTGTGTTGACTTTGGATCCTGCACTTACCGTCGCTGTTCCCGAAGGGACTGTAATCTCCGGAAAAAACGAAGACGGCTCGACTGTATCCGGAACCGCTCTCAAAAGCTACAGTGTTGGTGATACAACCATCGAGATTCAGTACAGTACCGGCAATACACAAGCTACCTACGTTGATTGTCAGGTGGGTGGTAATCCTGATCCCAATACGTCGGGATGTTTTGCTGCCAACGGCACTGTCACAATTAGTGGTAGCTCCGGATCGCTGCCTTATTCATACGATCCTCTGGTGAACAACGATAATGGGCGCACAATCCAAGGATTCTCTACAGCAGCTGAAACCCGCTTCCGCCCCAGCGGAGGCGGAGAGCTTTTCCCGGACTTTCAGAAATTTTTCGACTATTATGGTACTCTCACCTATGCAGACGAGTGGGTGCAGTCGGCCTTCGCCCGCCGGAGCACTTCGTTCTCCAAGGGAGACGCTGACTTTAGCAAGTATGGAGACGATGGCATCCTGCGTGAgtatcttttcttcaaggGTCGTTTATATTGTGGCTTGGTCAGGTTCTAACTTGTTTGTCTATTTCTGCAGAGGCTGTGAAGAAAGGAACTGCATACATTAGCATTGCCATGTACGTCATTCGAGAGCTCGAGGACGCTCTCGATGATTGCGATCGAGGCTGTGACACGGCTGATtgcaacgacgacgccgtTCACGCGCTCGACGAAGCTGTGGCTTTCTGGACTGGATCTTTAGAGGGCAAGGACGGTTCCGGAAGTGGAGTGCTTATGTATGGTCTGGCGGACACACGCTGTATTAACTTTAAGACCTGTGGCCGTAACGGCGACGAGGCCAGCGGGAAATCCAAAGTAAACTTTGAGATTTTCCGCCACTTTGACACGATGCAAAGGGAACTCACCAACAAGCGATGCAATTCCGCGCGTGCcacgaaagagaaaattgTTCCCTGGATGATCGTTCCACTCATCCAGGGAGTACTTCGCTACGCGTACATTATTGAAAACGATGGTTTCACCGAAAAAGCCGAGGCGGAAGGTGCTACTttcgctgctgctgttcttcCCTATGTTGCGTCATGTAATGCTGAAGATGCCAAAACCATCTACGACAATATGCGCGTCGGCCTAGGGGGCGGTGCGAGCTATTCTACCGTTTTCGATGCTTTTGTCCGCCAGTCTAGTTGCATGGGCATTTCGTGTTCTGACATTGGAGGATACTGGAACGAGGCTCAGGGAGCTTATGAAGAGGGAGCTGGACCTTGTGGCGGATCCGGTTCCGGTGACGATGGAGCAAATGTCGGGCTTGCTGTTGGTCTCTCCATTGGGGGTTTGTTGGTTCTCGTGTTGCTAGGAGTTGTCctacgtcgtcgtcgcagtGCTTCTGGTAGTACTGTGGAATTTAAGGACACTGGCAGCACTCCTATCTAATTGCAGGACTCAATTTAATTGTAAACGGCTCTTCATAATCTATtggactaactgtaagcgatTTGCCTAGTTGTATAACATGGATGGCTCCGACCCAGTGATTGAAGCAAAACCTCCCGACGGCCTTCTAGAGAGGCCGGTGAAACAACCTTTGATTCCTCCCGTCAGCGATATTTTTCTGTGCTTTGACATTTTATTAGCTGTAAAGCATTGCGCCCGAGAGACAGACATTTATTTCAGACATAATTGTTCAAGGGCAATAGATGCCCGTGCCAGTAAGGTCATTTTCAAACCTCTAAAAGGCGCACCCGAACACCTCCCACACATAGCAAACATCGCACCATGGCGCAAATTGCAGTCGGCATCAAAGCGTTTTTCTTGGTCTCTCTTTGCTCTGGAGCGATCgcatcttccaaaagccGAGACCTACAAGAATTTATTGCCATTGCATCTTACCAGCCAAGAACGGATGTCACGAACCAGGTAGGTATCAGGAGGGAATCATGTCTCTTGAAGCAAGTAgttattgttgttgctcAACTCCTTTTTCACTTTAAAGAAAAACATAGCTTTGGATCAGTATGAATTATCGAGCTTTCTCGGAAACCCAGCGAACGATGATCTCGAGGCGGCCAAAGCAATTTACGAAAGAGGAGCGTTTGTTACTCCGATCGCGCGCCTTACTTTGACGAACGAAAGTGGTCTTCCCGCTATGATTACTTCAGATGAGACACTCGTAACAGGAAAGACTGCAAACGGGACAGAAGTAACTGGAATCGCGTACGAATCGTTCAATCCAGGAGAAATGGAGATTTCGGTCCAGTACGCTAGCGATGCGCCAGATAGCTGCGAAGTCGGTGGGCTCCTAGAACCATACATGCACGGATGCTTTGCAGCTGACGGTGAGCTGGACATAGAAGGAGAGCGTGTTGCTTACAGATACGACCCCTCGACCGATAATTACAACGGGAGGACTTTGCAACAATTCAGCACAGGTGCATCTTTTACATTCCGCAATCCTAATGCGGGTACCGAGTACTTTGATGAATTCGAAAAGTTCTTCGACTACTATGGGAAAGCCTCCTACGCCGATATTTTGATTCAAGCCGCTTTCAATAAGACAAATACCGGCTTTcgaaatggaaacttggATTTTTCGACTTATCTTGACGGTGACGGACAAAATGGTGAGTTCAGCTTTTTAGGCGTCGGCCTCCCCGAATGTTGCTTTCGTGGCTGACCATGACCTTTTGGACACAGCGGCCATCGCCACGGCGACGGCTTACATGATTTTAGGAATGGAAATAATTGGCAAGTTGGAGCATGCTGTGGTGCAATGTGACCTTCCCTGTGAGACTGACGACTGCAAGCTTGACCCCGTGCATAGTCTCGACGAAGCCGTCGCATTTTGGACCGGAgtgttggaagactttgatcAGGGTTCGGGGCGCAGCAACCTGTTGTACGGATTGGCTGACGAAACCTGTCGCCAGTTTCGCACGTGTGGAGTGACCGGAGATTCCACGGAAGGCACGTCGCGCGTGAACATTGATCTGTTTCAGCTTTTCCGAACCATGCAGGAGCAGCTTCTCGGTAACCAGTGCATCGAAGCTCGGGCTAGCAAAGATCGCATGATTCCCCTGATGTTTCTCCCGTTGATCCAAGCAACTCTCAGCAACGTCTTCTTGGCCAAGAGCATGTCTTTTGACGAAGTCGTCGACGGCGAGGGTGCGGTACTAGCGGCGGCGTTGCTTCCACGCCTGGCCTCTTGCAATTTCGAGGACGCGCAGCGGTTGTATTTACAAATGCGAGTCGGTCAGCACGGAGTGGCAGGTTACTCGGAAGTTCGTCAGGCTTTGGAGCGCAACTACGAGTGTTTGGGAGTCACCTGCGCCGACGTTGGGGGTTTGTACGATCGAGACAGGGGCGAATATGAAGCCGAAGGGGCTCCTTGTGGCGGGGTCGCACAGGGAGGCGGCGGAACGAATCCGGGTCTAgccgttggcttgttcctTGGTGGAATGGTGGCCGTGCTGTTGGGCTTTGTGCTAatccgccaccgccgccgtaACAAGTCGCTAGGGGCCGCTGAGTTTGCAGTGGAGGGGGGTCACGTGATTGCGTAAAGGATTGTTTTTGGCTTGATAGTACGTAATTGTGCTAACCGTATAAAAGGGCTGTTCATGACGGTTCTACAGAGTCTGTACACTACGACTGTATATACAACACGGTGTCACTGTAAAACGCATCGTTGCCCAGTGTGTAACGAGGGCTCCGTCCAATCCAGCAGGATACATAGGTATCGTGCTGTGGATGGTTCCAAGAGCAACGTGGTGGATATACATAGATAGATGGTCTTGGAATACGATGCACTCGTGGAGCGGTTGACGGACAACCAACCCCTACCGTCGAATGcacgttttggaatcgtcTCTATTCGAGTATGGGTGGTACGGTACACACCCGTCCATCGGCTAGTTGGTAGTAAGTAAGTACACTCCGAGGTTTGGGTACGGCATGCATATTGCGACGACATCCGGAATTGattcttgtcaaaattgTTGGTGATTTTGGACGTGTCTCATATATCCATATATGCGCTGTTTTGGGATGGGTCCATCGTGTATATAGAACAAGGTCGGACTTCTTTTCTATGGAAGTCCGAAGGAACGGAACACCCTGGGTGTAGGAAAGCCCTTTTCCTGGTTTGGTACGGTTGCGAACGATTGTATCGTGCTGGGTAGATTCTTCCGGGACACAAGATTTCCTATGTGTAGACGGGACATCTTCATGTGCTATCCGAAGTCGTCCGTAACCCCCCCTACACCCCCACAAAGCTCGAAGTGGGGGGAATCGTAGGGACGAGCTTTTCCAGGGATTTCCGGACGAAGTGGGCGCTACTTCGGATACCATACCGGCAAGGCAGTATGGTATTTGGCATTCTTGGAAAGTCCCCAAACGACGAATATTTCTTCCGTTGGCGATACGTTGAAACGGTAACATGTTTCCAACCCCCAATGGTTCCAACGGTCGTTTGGAGTCCCGTATACTCGGTTTCCAACGCTCGTTACCAATCAGAGTAGGGTATTTCTATCAATTCGTGACTCCTTCGTCCGGTCTCGTCCACGGGTCGGCGGCGCGCGGAAAAaacaaaagaggaaattcactaaaggggatggaaaaaggtgaaaactcccttaaaggggacagaacgtgttcactctaagtagcatcatttggcgctcaaacattgttatgtattcaaactatttaaactaaacaacaaaattttaaccttgatgccgacgtttcccgccacgatgtttattgcatggtctccgatgagagtgagatatgcgatcgtactcgtcttcgtcgttggtaaaAAGTGCCACCCACCGCTTGGGATGCTGAACAATCAACGTACCTCGcattcggacgacggcgcgattgctggagat
The Phaeodactylum tricornutum CCAP 1055/1 chromosome 7, whole genome shotgun sequence DNA segment above includes these coding regions:
- a CDS encoding predicted protein, translating into MNSYAVTAAFDAEEARRNARAASQVALRFQKEGFATTDQDPILKNLGISLPGHTTTDVTLASLAHSSTADSDFYRSDSPRKRKNISFPPTQTQFSNGTVNGNGQPAQTHDEDMGSLSLQLERSKQNLQCERRLHDETKSALTQAYFQNSKLQKQIECLLKDLESQRESSLHKTETLEEELERSHVRIQAAEEDAQLALDLAKSNSESREQLESWLQRALQEIEYLRESLTLPHDDRESPSPKHVRFANTPSIKLYSPSPDRPLATHHHDMVGKSARSVISAGRKVLRRSSLYQDTEDEIARKSMERRQQLRKKLLAPTSSDHTSKDAPPFSPPHSSTASTMAPVATTLANTTPFLVSAEDRLNEMARTATKIICSSGRRMSLNGRWWNTENKDSDLSSTVPDVPLDALTKHYCSAVE
- the ISIP2A gene encoding iron starvation induced protein (unknown protein; highly expressed under iron starvation; secretory pathway): MFSFKSFVFAALLSSCEASVRARKLSNELIAGFEPRTVVTDHNAIDLDQAKIEDLLATPSTDTFSSARDVYEQGSHSKSFAVLTLDPALTVAVPEGTVISGKNEDGSTVSGTALKSYSVGDTTIEIQYSTGNTQATYVDCQVGGNPDPNTSGCFAANGTVTISGSSGSLPYSYDPLVNNDNGRTIQGFSTAAETRFRPSGGGELFPDFQKFFDYYGTLTYADEWVQSAFARRSTSFSKGDADFSKYGDDGILQAVKKGTAYISIAMYVIRELEDALDDCDRGCDTADCNDDAVHALDEAVAFWTGSLEGKDGSGSGVLMYGLADTRCINFKTCGRNGDEASGKSKVNFEIFRHFDTMQRELTNKRCNSARATKEKIVPWMIVPLIQGVLRYAYIIENDGFTEKAEAEGATFAAAVLPYVASCNAEDAKTIYDNMRVGLGGGASYSTVFDAFVRQSSCMGISCSDIGGYWNEAQGAYEEGAGPCGGSGSGDDGANVGLAVGLSIGGLLVLVLLGVVLRRRRSASGSTVEFKDTGSTPI
- a CDS encoding predicted protein is translated as MAQIAVGIKAFFLVSLCSGAIASSKSRDLQEFIAIASYQPRTDVTNQKNIALDQYELSSFLGNPANDDLEAAKAIYERGAFVTPIARLTLTNESGLPAMITSDETLVTGKTANGTEVTGIAYESFNPGEMEISVQYASDAPDSCEVGGLLEPYMHGCFAADGELDIEGERVAYRYDPSTDNYNGRTLQQFSTGASFTFRNPNAGTEYFDEFEKFFDYYGKASYADILIQAAFNKTNTGFRNGNLDFSTYLDGDGQNAAIATATAYMILGMEIIGKLEHAVVQCDLPCETDDCKLDPVHSLDEAVAFWTGVLEDFDQGSGRSNLLYGLADETCRQFRTCGVTGDSTEGTSRVNIDLFQLFRTMQEQLLGNQCIEARASKDRMIPLMFLPLIQATLSNVFLAKSMSFDEVVDGEGAVLAAALLPRLASCNFEDAQRLYLQMRVGQHGVAGYSEVRQALERNYECLGVTCADVGGLYDRDRGEYEAEGAPCGGVAQGGGGTNPGLAVGLFLGGMVAVLLGFVLIRHRRRNKSLGAAEFAVEGGHVIA